Proteins from a genomic interval of Candidatus Babela massiliensis:
- a CDS encoding ankyrin repeat domain-containing protein, which produces MYSFIRLFVIISYFFNFCYISIYSFNDKTGVKEDRISELPGELKSHIILQMIDNQSFYQSIKTILTLTSISANFRNLFLNNTFFVNYLAHKYRINQEDIAILLNFDNEEYKLKKEYLELLSKKDIKEKENLIFNAIKNNNVSLLMCYLKFNIFVDDNSYSRNSVFYSKNISVNQLIEAIMEGYSKDLIELIINYYNIDINAQYISNDKSEDYYQFEGNTPLHAAVSSRNKGLVKFLIEIGADINFKDNFDKTPIMKAVFSGDKEMVLLLLNYSPDLSNVLLELLKGLEHKLLCIKRCSFSNKFSAMDIENFAFYPSNQEEIEREKTKALYNNIFDILLKYINIKQQDEAIIELLKHDYWWYLKNLFDKDINNSLVNTCDKEGNSLLMIAIRLRKQYMVKFLLNYDADITLENINGKTALDIAIESKDDKIISILLEVQHKKLRTSSL; this is translated from the coding sequence ATGTATAGTTTTATAAGATTATTTGTAATTATTTCTTATTTTTTTAACTTCTGTTATATTTCTATTTATTCTTTTAATGATAAAACTGGAGTTAAAGAGGATAGAATTAGTGAATTGCCTGGAGAACTTAAGAGTCATATTATTTTGCAAATGATTGATAATCAAAGTTTTTATCAATCCATAAAAACTATTTTAACTTTAACTTCTATAAGTGCCAATTTTAGAAATTTATTTTTAAATAATACCTTTTTTGTTAACTATTTAGCCCACAAGTATCGTATTAATCAAGAAGATATAGCAATTTTGCTGAATTTTGATAATGAAGAGTATAAATTAAAAAAAGAATATTTGGAATTGCTATCTAAAAAAGATATAAAAGAAAAAGAAAATTTGATTTTCAATGCTATTAAAAATAATAACGTCAGTTTATTGATGTGTTATTTGAAATTCAATATTTTTGTCGATGATAATAGTTATTCAAGAAATAGTGTTTTTTATTCCAAGAACATATCTGTAAATCAATTAATTGAAGCTATAATGGAAGGATACTCTAAGGACTTAATAGAACTTATTATTAATTATTATAATATTGATATTAATGCTCAGTATATAAGTAATGATAAATCGGAGGATTACTATCAATTTGAAGGAAATACGCCCTTGCATGCTGCGGTTAGTTCAAGAAATAAAGGATTGGTAAAATTTCTTATCGAAATAGGTGCTGATATTAATTTTAAAGATAATTTTGATAAGACTCCGATTATGAAGGCGGTTTTTTCTGGAGATAAAGAAATGGTATTATTGCTTTTGAATTATAGTCCTGATCTTTCTAATGTCTTATTAGAGCTTTTAAAAGGTCTTGAGCATAAATTGCTTTGTATTAAACGATGTTCTTTTAGTAATAAATTTTCGGCAATGGATATTGAAAATTTTGCTTTTTATCCATCAAATCAGGAGGAGATAGAAAGAGAAAAAACAAAAGCGCTTTATAATAACATCTTTGATATTTTATTAAAATATATTAATATTAAGCAACAAGATGAGGCTATAATAGAGTTATTAAAACATGATTATTGGTGGTATTTGAAAAATTTATTTGATAAAGATATTAATAATTCTTTAGTTAATACTTGTGATAAAGAGGGAAATAGCCTTTTAATGATTGCTATAAGGCTGAGAAAACAATATATGGTTAAATTTTTATTAAATTATGATGCTGATATAACTTTAGAAAATATAAATGGTAAAACTGCTCTTGATATTGCTATTGAATCTAAAGATGATAAAATAATTAGTATTTTACTAGAAGTTCAGCATAAAAAGTTACGAACCAGTAGCTTATAA
- the tilS gene encoding tRNA lysidine(34) synthetase TilS — MSKLDNLNNKVKSFILKYKLIKPHDAIVVGLSGGIDSVCLINILKSFEKEFNLKLIAAHLDHEWRSTSGDDLNFCKELAKNLNIEFVSEKASNIKLKKKPKSDSKEELGRLLRRQFFELVLEQYQANSIALGHHFDDQIETFLIRLIRGANISGLSSIKSVNNCYIRPLLEIKKEELIEYIKLNKLDYVEDITNDYDIYLRNRIRKYVVPKLRDCDERFDTNFSKAIVNIQKADNFIESCSQEFFEKVTYKKDNITYIDRKKFIEFLSGNYSYLEHNVILIWLCSYGVEFTPSSRFFDEILKFIKNSASKKHLIHPKWFLSRDKDYIRIVKV, encoded by the coding sequence GTGAGTAAATTAGACAATTTAAACAATAAAGTAAAAAGTTTTATATTAAAATATAAACTTATCAAGCCTCATGACGCAATAGTTGTGGGGCTCTCTGGTGGTATAGATTCTGTTTGTTTAATTAATATATTAAAATCATTTGAAAAAGAATTTAATTTAAAGCTAATAGCAGCTCATCTTGATCATGAATGGCGTTCAACATCTGGCGATGATCTAAACTTTTGTAAAGAATTGGCGAAGAATTTAAATATAGAATTTGTCTCTGAAAAAGCATCTAATATTAAACTTAAAAAAAAACCTAAAAGTGATTCAAAAGAAGAATTAGGTCGATTGCTAAGAAGACAATTTTTTGAATTAGTTTTAGAACAATATCAAGCAAACTCTATTGCATTAGGTCATCATTTTGATGATCAAATAGAGACTTTTTTAATTAGGTTAATAAGAGGCGCTAATATATCAGGACTCTCATCTATTAAGTCAGTTAATAATTGCTATATAAGGCCTTTATTAGAGATTAAAAAAGAAGAGCTAATTGAATATATTAAACTAAATAAATTAGATTATGTTGAAGATATTACTAATGATTATGATATATATTTAAGAAACAGAATTAGAAAATATGTTGTTCCTAAATTAAGAGATTGTGATGAAAGATTTGATACTAATTTTTCTAAAGCAATTGTAAATATTCAAAAGGCTGACAATTTTATTGAAAGTTGTTCTCAAGAGTTCTTTGAGAAGGTTACTTATAAAAAAGATAACATTACTTATATTGATAGAAAAAAATTTATTGAATTTTTGAGTGGTAACTATAGCTATCTTGAGCATAATGTAATTCTTATATGGCTGTGTTCTTATGGAGTTGAATTTACACCGAGCTCTAGATTTTTTGATGAAATATTAAAATTTATAAAAAATTCTGCATCTAAAAAGCATTTAATACATCCTAAGTGGTTTTTATCAAGAGATAAAGATTATATTAGGATAGTTAAAGTTTAA
- the tsf gene encoding translation elongation factor Ts, giving the protein MAEISLELIKQLRERTGVGMMDCKKALEETNCDIEKAIEVLRKKGAAIAQKRSGNETSEGLVYAYIHPGSRIGVLLEINCETDFVARTEDMAKFASDIAMQIAAFRPVCVSSENVDPELIEKEKNVYREQLKGKPANIIDQIIEGKLEKYYTEICLLNQPFIKNDKITVSDMLKDLIAKMGESIKIKRFVRYEIGS; this is encoded by the coding sequence ATGGCTGAAATTTCATTAGAATTAATAAAACAACTTCGCGAACGTACTGGCGTGGGCATGATGGATTGTAAAAAAGCCCTTGAAGAAACTAATTGTGACATTGAAAAAGCAATAGAAGTATTAAGAAAAAAAGGAGCAGCAATTGCTCAAAAGCGTTCTGGTAATGAAACCAGTGAAGGTCTTGTATATGCTTATATACATCCTGGATCTCGTATTGGTGTATTATTAGAAATCAACTGCGAAACAGATTTCGTTGCAAGAACAGAAGATATGGCAAAATTTGCATCTGATATTGCTATGCAAATTGCAGCTTTTAGACCAGTTTGTGTTTCCTCAGAAAATGTTGATCCAGAATTGATCGAAAAGGAAAAGAATGTCTATAGAGAACAATTAAAAGGCAAGCCTGCTAATATAATAGATCAAATTATTGAAGGCAAGTTAGAGAAATATTATACAGAAATTTGTCTACTGAATCAGCCTTTTATCAAAAATGATAAAATTACTGTATCAGACATGCTAAAAGACTTAATTGCTAAAATGGGTGAAAGCATAAAGATTAAGAGATTTGTAAGATATGAAATCGGTTCTTAA
- the rpmH gene encoding 50S ribosomal protein L34, translated as MSITFKLKRKKRNRKHGFLKRMATHDGRKIVKRRRASGRKRIAVHA; from the coding sequence ATGTCAATAACATTTAAACTGAAGCGCAAAAAAAGAAATAGAAAACACGGTTTCTTAAAACGTATGGCTACTCATGATGGACGTAAAATCGTTAAACGTAGAAGAGCAAGTGGAAGAAAACGTATCGCAGTTCATGCATAA
- a CDS encoding DNA-3-methyladenine glycosylase, translating into MKILSRSFYQEDTVIMAKKLLGKKIVRTINGRRLVGIISETEAYTSDDPASHCFIGLTQRNQSMFGPVGHAYVYISYGIHFCFNIVARSQEHQAGGVLIRAVIPVEGLDIIINNRLLNNKNLNKSDIKNLCNGPAKVTQAFLINKDHDSLDLTNSNPEFFIADQSDEYVISDNLIEVTPRIGISVAKDKLWRFKLKDNFNI; encoded by the coding sequence ATGAAAATTTTATCTCGATCTTTTTATCAAGAAGATACAGTTATAATGGCAAAGAAACTGTTAGGTAAAAAAATAGTTCGAACTATTAATGGACGACGTTTGGTGGGAATTATATCAGAAACTGAAGCTTATACTTCAGATGATCCTGCTAGTCATTGTTTTATAGGTTTAACTCAAAGAAATCAATCAATGTTTGGACCCGTGGGTCATGCTTATGTATATATTTCTTATGGTATACATTTTTGTTTTAATATTGTTGCAAGAAGTCAAGAACATCAAGCAGGTGGAGTTTTAATCAGAGCGGTAATACCTGTTGAGGGACTAGATATTATTATAAATAATAGATTATTGAATAATAAAAATTTAAATAAAAGCGATATTAAAAATCTATGTAATGGACCTGCTAAAGTAACACAAGCATTTCTAATTAACAAAGATCATGATTCTTTAGATTTGACCAATTCTAATCCTGAATTTTTTATTGCTGATCAGTCAGATGAGTATGTAATTTCAGATAATTTGATAGAAGTTACTCCTCGTATTGGCATATCTGTTGCTAAAGATAAACTTTGGCGATTTAAGCTCAAAGATAATTTTAATATTTAA
- the frr gene encoding ribosome recycling factor, which produces MNIVEGSSIKQLEKEIENQMDKHIKHFEKEVSKLRTGRAHPSMVEDIRVSCYGTNMPIKEIASISAQDASLLVIQPWDKSLLDDIIKALSISDLNINPQSDGEIIRLKIPPMSSSRRDELVKSLHQKLEFSKIAIRNTRKDIQNKIREAEKSKDISEDYSKRLQDILQKTTDKFIKLSDDLAIQKEGEIKNL; this is translated from the coding sequence ATGAATATTGTTGAAGGTTCTAGTATTAAGCAGTTGGAAAAAGAAATAGAAAACCAGATGGACAAGCATATTAAGCACTTTGAAAAAGAAGTATCTAAATTAAGAACAGGACGTGCTCATCCCTCAATGGTAGAAGATATCAGAGTTTCTTGTTATGGAACTAACATGCCTATTAAGGAAATAGCTTCCATATCTGCCCAAGATGCTTCTTTATTAGTTATTCAACCTTGGGATAAATCTCTTTTAGATGACATAATTAAGGCTTTATCGATTAGTGATTTAAATATAAATCCACAATCTGATGGTGAAATTATAAGACTTAAAATACCTCCAATGAGTTCAAGTAGACGTGATGAGCTTGTAAAATCTTTACATCAAAAATTGGAATTTTCTAAAATAGCTATTAGAAATACTAGAAAAGATATACAAAATAAAATTAGAGAAGCAGAAAAATCTAAGGACATTTCTGAAGATTATTCAAAACGTTTGCAAGATATCTTGCAAAAAACTACAGATAAATTTATTAAATTAAGTGATGACTTAGCGATACAAAAAGAAGGTGAAATTAAGAATTTATAA
- a CDS encoding trigger factor, protein MVQGVNLFNFNIFEKKQNHHIAKITLYNQYINAVYKEALQVQKEEASTYGFLKGTAPLHYIESTYKPNILEHLKNLFFTHCIMNFLCQSLYINKVVLAGEPTLIDISLDPENDAEFVFGLWKITDKLDEKWKKINLRAPGRKNYKDIDRQVETFIKEEVKTEEFNSNTIVKGDWVGFDMQLVNSKQEPIIDGYKDNLWVKISNEEGDRELHELFLGKKVGDVFLTKNSFLQDYISNESNIKYAILVYIKAYVPHEHFSLDLFKNHFHLKSIKDIHSKFIEVFSFRNDLSQRRETIEATLKLLFKQYYIPLPQYLLERQKQIVLSAVHDNPDYHVYKSQRDFKDKIKLLAEKQLRETIIIDAIAYQEGISVNEKDILSYLNLMNRQRTREFIYFKIPSTRFNGQEVPLSSEILKQYCLREKTLNYIINYLTKKNR, encoded by the coding sequence ATGGTTCAAGGTGTTAATCTTTTTAATTTTAATATTTTTGAAAAAAAGCAAAATCATCATATTGCTAAAATAACACTTTATAATCAGTATATAAATGCTGTTTATAAAGAGGCACTTCAAGTGCAAAAAGAAGAAGCCAGTACTTATGGTTTTTTAAAGGGTACGGCCCCTCTTCATTATATAGAAAGTACTTATAAACCTAATATACTAGAACATCTAAAGAACTTATTTTTTACTCATTGTATTATGAACTTTCTTTGTCAATCACTTTATATAAATAAAGTTGTACTTGCAGGCGAACCTACCTTAATAGATATATCTTTAGATCCTGAAAATGATGCTGAATTTGTATTCGGGCTTTGGAAGATAACAGATAAACTTGACGAAAAGTGGAAAAAAATCAACTTAAGAGCTCCGGGACGAAAAAACTATAAAGATATAGATAGACAAGTTGAGACTTTTATAAAAGAAGAAGTAAAAACTGAAGAGTTTAATAGTAATACTATAGTCAAAGGTGATTGGGTAGGATTTGACATGCAATTAGTAAACTCTAAACAAGAACCTATTATTGACGGCTATAAAGATAATTTATGGGTAAAAATAAGTAATGAAGAAGGTGACAGAGAGTTACATGAGCTTTTCTTAGGCAAAAAGGTAGGGGATGTATTTTTAACCAAAAATTCATTTTTACAAGACTATATATCTAATGAATCAAATATAAAATATGCAATATTAGTATATATTAAAGCCTATGTACCTCACGAACATTTTTCTCTTGATCTTTTTAAAAATCACTTTCATTTAAAATCAATTAAAGATATTCATTCTAAATTTATAGAAGTTTTTTCTTTCAGAAACGATCTGTCGCAAAGAAGAGAAACTATAGAGGCCACTTTAAAACTTTTATTTAAACAGTATTATATACCATTACCTCAATATCTTCTTGAGAGACAAAAGCAGATTGTTTTATCAGCAGTACATGACAATCCAGATTACCATGTATATAAATCACAAAGAGATTTTAAAGATAAAATAAAGTTGCTTGCAGAAAAACAATTAAGAGAAACTATAATTATAGATGCAATTGCATATCAAGAAGGAATAAGTGTCAATGAAAAGGACATACTTTCTTATTTGAATTTAATGAATAGGCAAAGAACTAGAGAGTTTATATACTTTAAAATACCATCAACAAGATTTAATGGACAAGAAGTGCCTTTATCAAGTGAAATATTAAAGCAATATTGCTTAAGAGAAAAAACACTTAATTACATTATTAATTATTTAACAAAAAAAAATAGATAA
- the trxB gene encoding thioredoxin-disulfide reductase, which translates to MDLKLTQKLVIIGSGPAALTAAIYASRANLEPLIVRGNEPGGQLMGTSHVENWPGEISILGPALINKIETHAKHLGTEFLNREIVKVDFNNKPFSLITNKNETIKANAVIIATGANPKKLNCKGEETYWGKGVTTCAVCDGAFYKDQPVVIVGGGDSAVENATFMTKFTDKVTLVHILDKLTASHAMQSKILNDKRINIIYNSTVDEILGNNNHVQEVMIKNQKTGQKDIIKTSAVFIAIGLTPNTEIFKDQIELNNYGYIVLKEHTKTSVDGIFAAGDVADSRYRQAITSAGSGCAASLDAEHYLGSL; encoded by the coding sequence ATGGATCTTAAATTAACTCAAAAATTAGTTATTATAGGATCAGGTCCAGCGGCTCTAACGGCAGCTATCTATGCAAGTAGAGCTAATTTAGAGCCGCTAATAGTTAGAGGAAATGAGCCGGGCGGCCAATTAATGGGCACTAGTCATGTAGAGAACTGGCCTGGTGAAATTTCTATCTTAGGTCCTGCTCTTATAAACAAAATAGAAACACATGCAAAACATCTTGGTACTGAATTTTTAAACAGAGAAATAGTTAAAGTTGACTTTAACAATAAACCCTTTTCTTTAATTACTAACAAAAATGAAACTATTAAAGCAAATGCAGTAATTATAGCAACAGGTGCTAATCCAAAAAAACTTAACTGTAAAGGTGAAGAGACTTATTGGGGCAAAGGTGTAACAACTTGTGCAGTGTGCGATGGTGCTTTTTATAAAGATCAACCTGTTGTTATAGTAGGCGGTGGAGATTCAGCTGTAGAAAATGCAACTTTTATGACAAAATTTACAGATAAAGTAACATTAGTACATATATTAGATAAACTTACAGCCTCTCATGCTATGCAAAGTAAAATATTAAATGATAAACGTATTAATATAATATACAATAGCACAGTAGATGAAATTCTAGGTAATAACAATCATGTACAAGAAGTTATGATAAAAAATCAAAAAACTGGTCAAAAAGATATAATTAAAACTTCTGCTGTATTTATAGCAATCGGACTTACCCCAAACACAGAAATTTTTAAAGATCAAATAGAACTCAATAATTACGGATATATAGTCTTAAAAGAACATACAAAAACTTCAGTAGATGGAATCTTTGCAGCAGGAGATGTTGCTGACTCTAGATATAGACAAGCAATAACCTCAGCTGGTTCTGGTTGCGCTGCCAGTTTAGATGCTGAACATTATTTAGGAAGTTTATAG
- a CDS encoding ankyrin repeat domain-containing protein, giving the protein MKKIIKLGFMAIVSLLLVNPLIYTGNANIKSSSLGISQLPDLPIEVWDFILEIYIKNHLLNKWDDVCVLYKECDKEIGKITANLRLVNRNFNALINHKLKNSLKDAQRQVFIFLCNKIRSKKLLSTEELNERLKELIKQRSFKIECFPEIIDLIIRGADANIHNRAGDNTLLLSLKYKQRELAKLLIENQLGIDLNLQNKKNYTALLLSLRNKQLDIAKLLILHEANFNIKGYCGQNALHLSAENGYIDIVSMLIDTGIVDINDKDDFGSTALIYASEKGHIDVVKLLVKYGADINCSDQDDHTALTKALDNGHVKIAKFLIKMGANFNDKYVLIFSLNEKCLEITKFLIENGVDFNIKDSRGYSFLDLAIEKEYIEIVDLIIQKGADINAQNDYGRTALMRALIEERFDVAKLLILRNANVNLVDKIGWSALTFAVLRGRIDIVELLVDMKANCELQDNSGTTILDIAKDCKHKKIVKFLKKYKKLKK; this is encoded by the coding sequence ATGAAAAAAATAATTAAATTAGGATTTATGGCTATAGTATCATTACTACTGGTGAATCCTCTTATTTATACAGGAAATGCAAATATTAAGTCTTCTAGTTTAGGAATTTCTCAATTGCCTGATTTGCCTATAGAAGTTTGGGATTTTATTTTAGAAATTTATATAAAAAACCATTTATTAAATAAATGGGATGATGTTTGTGTCCTTTATAAGGAATGTGATAAAGAAATTGGTAAAATTACAGCCAATTTAAGGTTAGTGAATAGAAATTTTAATGCATTAATTAATCATAAACTTAAAAATAGTTTGAAAGATGCTCAGAGACAGGTTTTTATATTTTTATGCAATAAAATAAGATCAAAAAAACTTCTTTCTACAGAAGAACTTAATGAACGCTTGAAAGAGTTGATCAAGCAACGAAGCTTTAAGATTGAATGTTTTCCTGAAATTATTGATTTAATAATTAGAGGTGCTGATGCTAATATTCACAATAGAGCAGGAGATAATACTCTGTTATTATCTTTAAAGTATAAGCAAAGAGAACTGGCCAAGCTGTTGATTGAGAATCAATTAGGTATTGATCTTAATTTGCAAAATAAGAAAAATTATACAGCTTTATTATTATCTTTACGTAATAAACAGCTAGATATAGCAAAGTTATTAATTTTACATGAAGCAAATTTTAATATTAAAGGTTATTGTGGTCAAAACGCTCTGCATCTTTCTGCAGAAAATGGTTATATTGATATTGTGAGTATGCTAATTGATACCGGTATTGTTGATATTAATGACAAAGATGATTTTGGGTCAACTGCTTTAATTTATGCTTCTGAAAAGGGCCATATAGATGTGGTAAAATTATTAGTTAAATATGGAGCTGATATTAATTGTAGTGATCAAGATGATCATACTGCTCTGACTAAAGCATTAGATAATGGGCATGTTAAAATAGCCAAATTTTTGATTAAAATGGGAGCTAATTTTAATGATAAATATGTATTAATATTTTCATTAAATGAAAAATGCCTGGAAATAACAAAATTTTTAATTGAAAATGGTGTTGATTTTAATATAAAAGATTCCCGTGGTTATTCTTTTTTAGATTTGGCAATTGAAAAGGAATATATAGAAATTGTTGATCTTATAATTCAAAAAGGTGCCGATATTAATGCTCAAAATGACTATGGTAGAACTGCTTTGATGAGAGCTTTGATTGAAGAACGATTTGATGTAGCAAAGCTTTTAATCCTAAGAAATGCTAATGTTAATTTAGTGGATAAAATTGGCTGGTCTGCTTTAACATTTGCTGTATTGCGAGGACGTATAGACATTGTTGAATTATTGGTTGATATGAAAGCTAATTGTGAACTTCAAGATAATTCTGGAACAACTATTTTAGATATAGCAAAAGATTGTAAACATAAAAAAATAGTTAAGTTTTTAAAAAAATATAAAAAATTAAAAAAATAG
- the rnpA gene encoding ribonuclease P protein component, which yields MDVKSLNVEEQVEENVSQFMHKIASKISKFQLKEIKELFKKSHTIYKASECEVRVAPRKNSFGKILLVIPKKVGSAPKRNLIRRRIKSIFYQEKLYLLQYDFIILCRKDILKLSFDELKNLLNNLTKKLN from the coding sequence ATGGACGTAAAATCGTTAAACGTAGAAGAGCAAGTGGAAGAAAACGTATCGCAGTTCATGCATAAAATAGCGAGTAAGATTTCTAAATTTCAACTAAAAGAAATCAAAGAGCTATTCAAAAAGTCTCATACTATTTATAAAGCTTCGGAGTGCGAAGTTAGAGTTGCGCCAAGAAAAAATTCTTTTGGCAAAATTCTTTTAGTCATTCCTAAAAAGGTAGGTTCTGCTCCGAAGCGAAATCTAATTCGTCGTCGAATAAAATCTATATTTTATCAAGAAAAACTTTATTTGCTACAGTATGATTTCATAATTTTATGCAGAAAAGATATACTAAAACTTAGTTTTGACGAACTTAAGAATTTACTTAATAATTTAACAAAAAAGTTAAATTAA
- the rplU gene encoding 50S ribosomal protein L21 encodes MAKNISTMPQFDHYAIFKTGGKQYQALEGKTIAIEKLNAQQGEIVTFDTVLLRKVDNKVEIGQPYLQSTIKAIVVKHDKGPKIVVFKFKRRKKYRKKTGHRQLMTIIRVQSI; translated from the coding sequence ATGGCAAAAAATATAAGTACTATGCCTCAGTTTGATCATTATGCGATATTTAAAACTGGTGGAAAACAATATCAAGCGCTTGAAGGTAAAACTATAGCTATTGAAAAATTAAATGCTCAGCAAGGTGAGATCGTAACTTTTGATACAGTTCTTTTAAGAAAAGTTGATAACAAAGTAGAGATAGGACAACCTTATTTACAATCAACCATAAAAGCTATTGTAGTTAAACATGACAAAGGTCCTAAAATTGTAGTATTTAAATTTAAAAGACGTAAAAAATATAGAAAAAAGACTGGTCATAGACAGCTTATGACAATTATTAGAGTACAATCTATATAA
- a CDS encoding TROVE domain-containing protein, with product MRFNQISNVKNIFNKAGGQALPQSNKLELASILLTSFVADQYYSTASNQIKRLIELIDTIDDKKFIAKAAIFARNKFGMRSICHILIGELLNRVKNEVWLKYAISKVINRPDEITEITAYYLSLYKDVKYKKGLPAALRKGIKLALDKFDSYKLAKYKSENREIKLVDIFNLVHPKPNSNNQNLFSQLIKGTLKSTETWEAKLSQAGQAETQEEVDSLKKDAWIDLIENKKLGYFALLRNLRNIIIQAPEALDSALRMLVNDEHIKRSKVLPFRFITAIDEISKLINPESRLVINALNQALEISLSNVPVFNGRTLVALDVSGSMTGKPIDIGALFAAALIKSNNSDLILFSNNAQYFDYGTISDSLSTITNKIKSGAVYSSTNFHSIFLKVKSAYNRIIILSDMQAWVGSNTPAQALSNYKIKYKCNPYIYSIDLTGYGTLQFPEKNIYCIAGFSEKIFDLMVTCEQDQAVLIDRIESIEL from the coding sequence ATGAGATTTAATCAAATATCTAACGTCAAAAATATATTTAATAAAGCTGGTGGTCAAGCATTACCTCAAAGTAACAAATTAGAATTAGCATCCATTTTATTAACTTCCTTTGTAGCAGATCAATATTACTCTACTGCTTCCAATCAAATAAAGCGTCTTATTGAATTAATTGACACTATTGATGATAAAAAGTTTATTGCAAAAGCAGCTATTTTTGCTCGTAATAAATTTGGAATGCGTAGCATTTGTCATATTCTTATTGGAGAACTCTTAAACAGAGTGAAAAACGAAGTTTGGTTAAAATATGCCATTTCAAAAGTAATTAATAGACCAGATGAGATTACCGAAATAACTGCTTATTACTTATCTTTATATAAAGATGTAAAGTATAAAAAGGGTTTGCCAGCTGCTTTGAGAAAGGGTATAAAATTAGCTTTAGATAAATTTGATAGTTATAAATTAGCAAAATACAAAAGCGAAAATAGAGAAATAAAGCTAGTTGATATTTTCAATTTAGTCCATCCAAAACCTAATAGTAATAATCAAAATCTATTCTCTCAACTTATAAAAGGCACTTTGAAATCAACGGAAACTTGGGAAGCTAAATTAAGTCAAGCCGGTCAAGCAGAGACTCAAGAAGAAGTAGATTCACTAAAAAAAGATGCTTGGATAGACTTAATAGAAAATAAAAAATTAGGTTATTTTGCTCTTTTGAGAAATTTAAGAAACATAATTATTCAAGCGCCCGAAGCTCTTGACAGTGCTCTTAGAATGTTAGTAAACGATGAACATATAAAAAGATCAAAAGTTTTACCATTTAGATTTATCACAGCTATTGATGAAATTTCAAAATTAATAAATCCTGAAAGCAGATTAGTGATTAATGCGCTTAATCAAGCGTTAGAAATATCTTTATCAAATGTTCCTGTTTTTAATGGTAGAACATTAGTTGCACTTGACGTTTCAGGTTCTATGACTGGAAAACCAATAGATATTGGGGCATTATTTGCAGCAGCATTAATTAAATCAAATAATTCTGATTTAATATTATTCAGTAATAATGCACAATATTTTGATTATGGCACTATATCAGACAGTTTATCTACAATAACAAATAAGATAAAATCTGGCGCTGTTTATTCTTCAACTAATTTTCATTCAATATTTTTAAAAGTAAAATCAGCATATAATAGAATAATTATTTTATCAGACATGCAAGCATGGGTAGGTAGTAATACACCAGCACAAGCATTGAGTAATTATAAAATCAAGTATAAATGCAACCCTTATATATATTCTATTGATTTAACAGGGTATGGAACTTTGCAATTTCCTGAAAAAAATATATACTGTATTGCAGGTTTTTCTGAAAAGATATTCGATCTAATGGTAACTTGCGAACAAGATCAAGCAGTTCTTATAGATAGAATCGAATCTATAGAATTATAA